In Setaria italica strain Yugu1 chromosome IX, Setaria_italica_v2.0, whole genome shotgun sequence, the genomic stretch CGGGTTGAGCTGTACCGTACGTCAGCTTGCGGAATACAACTGGAGTGAACTACCTTTTTGACTGGAACAAATAATGGCTATGACTACTACGTATAAACTTTAGACCAGTCAGACACTACTCAGACTAAATGCAGTTCCGTAGCGTCAGAAAAGGTAAAAGGGCAAGGAAACAAAACCACTCGAGTTCGTCTTTCAAATGTAACCTCCATTTGTCAAAATTCTGCGCAACCTTCCCGTGTTGCCTAGTTTTACAAACTTGACTATGGGACATCAAGCTTGAAAATTACAATAACGCACACAAGAATGGGGAATACCAGCGGCAGTCTACTCAGCATCTTCATCGCTATTTTGTGATGAATCTGAATCCTGACCAAACACCATTTCATCgacttcttcctcttcctcttcctcctcggactgaatagcagcagcagcatcttgaaTCTCCTCTGATGGCTGCTCAGATGCGTTATTAGCAACCTTGTCAACCTGATGAAAATTCAAATCAGCAGATGATTGTTTAGACATTAACGGAAGCATTACTATTTCACTTAATGTTTCAGCGCCAAAGATGGATTAAAACCTGAGCCTTTATTAGCCGAAGCCGGCCAGAAAGCTTCAGCAGATCTTCAGTTGCGGAGTATCTTTCTGAACACATCTGCAAATGAAGGAATGGCTCAGTTAGTCCTTCCTGCACAAAACTGTGAGTGGCATGCACGCCTGTACTTGTAAACACAACTTGCCAAACACtgtttacaaaaaaaaaaagaactggtCATGTTGACCGGATCGAGCTGATGCCAGGTTTGTTCCAGTGTCATGCCAACTGATATCAATCTCAGGTCATATTTTGGATAGTTCAGACAAATAAGACCTCCCAAATTTGGCATACAAAAACTAGAGAGTATTGTGTAATTTAGTGCTGCAACTAAACAAAAGGATAAAGAAAATATAGATCAAATGTTCCATGAAGTTAGGCCTCTCTTGGAAGGCAAAAAGTTCACAACTCACATGCCCGCAAATCCTATGAAGTCAGCAGTAGTTTATGAGTAACCAGTATTAGATAGCATGTGAtctcccatatttatctctacaCTGGATGTTCCTCTTGACTCAAATTTTCCATATGCATTTGCACAAGATTGTGCAGCGACTGTATAACAGCCTGTTATCAGGGGCAATCAACTTCATACTTGCAATGGAGGCCTCCAAGTTAGTGAGCCACATTCTGCTGTTATCTAATTTCAATCATTTAACCTAGAAGACAGCAACCAATAGCAAAACCTCTCTTTTATTACGACATAATTTCCATGACATTAACAACAATGCTATAAGATGTTCCAAATAATGCGAAAAGTATTCAAGCGAACAAAAGGAAAATTAGATATCCAGCATGCTTCAGCTAGCTGGTGTAAGAAACTATACCTTCTCAAGGTTGCTAATCAGTTTTGTGGATTTCTCAGAGTGAATAAAACGGCCATGAACAACTAATAGGCAGTATATCCACCGCAAAACAAGCTTTGTGCTACCAGATCTGGGGAGACATCCACAAACAGGACAGAATACTCAGTTAGCATGAAAACACACTGGTGAACAAACATGTACATGGGAGTCTTGAGCACCTCATTTTCCATGCAGATACTAAATTTTCAAGGAGTTTGCAAGCATCTTCAGGTTTCaatgatcttagatgcactcgAATCTGTTGAACAACAGCATCAGGAACATAGAACAAAGAAAGTAGACAAGGAAACAAACATATGATGGAACATAGAAATAAAATTCAGTTCAACAAACCTTCTTGCTGGGTAAATTAGCATCAGCTTTTATGCTGCCATCACCAAAAAACTCAGAAAAAATATTAGTTGGAATGCCAGGATGGCCTTCAATGCTCTGATCTACTCCAGTATCAAGGACACCACACTCCCTCATCATGTCTTCAATGCATATACCGTCATCTTCGATTCTTTGCACAGGAACTGAACAAGTAAAAGAGTGAGTGTAATTATTGAACTGTTTAATAGAGACACCAACATAGTGAGAGGTACATAAAACAACAATGCATGTAAATTGAAACTTGAGAGTAACTGCTCCCGAATAATAACATGCAATATGTAGCTCTGAATGGGAAAACAGCCAATTATGCAAGTTCAAAATACCAAACTACACAAGCTGCAGCATTTCATTACTTTTGCAGcattgaaaaagaagaaaaaaatacttATAGGTTATTTACCTCTTTTCTGTATAGATCTTGCTGTGGTGATGTCACTATGAATGGCAGGCTCAATGTCACCACTGGGTTTTGTCACACcatgtttccttttcttttcctgcgTATGGAGCTTTGGAAGAGGAAGGATGGCATCTTCGGCATTGGCTCGGTCTAGAGCAGTGACAGTTTCTGTAAGAAAATAATCAAGATTCAGCCCGAGAGTAGCTGCCAAATACCGTGTGATCCTTCTGAATAGAAGTCCAAAGGTGGCTTCCATGCTTCACCCTTTAGAAAATGGCACAAGCAAAGGCACAAGCTAGTACTAGATTTGGCTACTAAAACCTTAAAAGTGTTTGATTTGTGCAATTCCCAATAAAAAGGTGAAGCAAACAAGAGAAATTTTCACCATAACTAACAAACAGTATCACTATACCTTGCTTCTTCACAGTTTGGTCTTTCTTTGTCATGGTGGTTTGAATATTTGGCAAGAGAACTCCATCTTGAGAAATGCCCAGATTAATATCCGTACCATAACAAACCAAAAGTTTTTCAAAAGATGGTTTTACTACAGACCCATAAGCCAGCAGGACATGGGCAGAAGTAGGTCCATCCACTCCTTGAAGTTTCGCGGCAAATATCGAGAATGCCTGAGCTCTTGATAGAGAGGACTCGGACACTGAGATCTTGGTAGGCTTCTTATTACGCAAGTCATCAATGTTACTTGCAGACCAGAAATAGCAGACACCAATCTCGGAAATAGCCAACACGTGTATTTCTCCCTCGTCTGAACATTTGCAGTCTACAAATATTGCTGGGTGCTCCATCGACAGTATACAGTTTGAGCTCTGAGTTTTATCACTACCCAACTTCCAAATGGCAATATACCGTTCCCCAATACCAGATGACAGAACATATTGGCTATCATTGCTAAAAACCATGCTCCTCACAGCAACCTAAGAAGTTTTAATGGGTGCATGCAATAGCAAAAGATTGTCATTAGATACAACAAATAAATGTAAACACAAGCCTTAAAAGAGGAACACCAGTAggtaagaaaagaaaagaaatacttGCCGGATGCCCAGAGAATTTTTGAATCTTTTTGTTGCCAGAAGTATCAAAGGTCCTCAACTGGCCAGCTGCTGTTGCTAAAATATTTCCATCTGATAGATAAAATACAAGCTGCGTTTCACTAATGTGAAGTATGGTGGAAATATGCTGGAAATGGAGTGCATATGAAGGTGGCTCCTATGAGGActttaacaaaaaaaagtagACATATAACTAAATACACATTTTAACAAGCAGCATAGATCAATAAAAACATCATATATAAGTGTCAATGCAGATAGACAGATATTCTTTATTGAGTTCATGTGCCTGTCAGATATAATCCCGTTACATTTGTAGCCAAACTACAGTGGATAAGAGGAACCAAAATTAACCAACTATTTGTGCGTATGCAGCCATGCAGGGCATCCTAGTGGTGTTGCAT encodes the following:
- the LOC101757964 gene encoding uncharacterized protein LOC101757964; the protein is MAPVAAPIRDLLTSFSPSADFLALSSGDGRIKVWDAVRGRLQTEFADIPAVEVGAVAETKRGHLALDYTCMKWVQLSSKKKRKAGSSLLVLGTGSGDVLALDVAAGQWKWKVSDCHPGGVTAVAYSKHGRSVYTAGADGMVCRIDASDGSVLGKFRSSSKAISALAVSSDGNILATAAGQLRTFDTSGNKKIQKFSGHPVAVRSMVFSNDSQYVLSSGIGERYIAIWKLGSDKTQSSNCILSMEHPAIFVDCKCSDEGEIHVLAISEIGVCYFWSASNIDDLRNKKPTKISVSESSLSRAQAFSIFAAKLQGVDGPTSAHVLLAYGSVVKPSFEKLLVCYGTDINLGISQDGVLLPNIQTTMTKKDQTVKKQETVTALDRANAEDAILPLPKLHTQEKKRKHGVTKPSGDIEPAIHSDITTARSIQKRVPVQRIEDDGICIEDMMRECGVLDTGVDQSIEGHPGIPTNIFSEFFGDGSIKADANLPSKKIRVHLRSLKPEDACKLLENLVSAWKMRSGSTKLVLRWIYCLLVVHGRFIHSEKSTKLISNLEKMCSERYSATEDLLKLSGRLRLIKAQVDKVANNASEQPSEEIQDAAAAIQSEEEEEEEEVDEMVFGQDSDSSQNSDEDAE